In Xanthomonas sacchari, a genomic segment contains:
- a CDS encoding methyl-accepting chemotaxis protein has translation MNLPAHPAEAGIDDHIRAVVGLSDQLLGQLRRSLQGIDAINRTTHMISMNARIESARIGAAGRGFSVIAQEMDGLSRRVAEATQDLDKVAARTSAEMRQTLGRLQDDVRRTRLSELALSNIDLIDRNLYERSCDVRWWATDAAVVAAARADSDAEALAYASRRMGQILDSYTVYFDLILAGSDGRIRANGRPRQFASVGSDVSAQPWFEHAMRTRSGEDFGFQDVHASALVDGERVLVYACTVRDGGRVDGRVLGVLGIVFRWDALAQTIVQRTPLSESEWGRSRVCIVDAQGQVLADSAGRMLQDRIDFDGRDALFKQPRGAVLIDLDGRPHCIAHAASPGYETYRTGWHSLILQAL, from the coding sequence ATGAACCTACCCGCCCACCCCGCAGAAGCGGGGATCGATGACCATATCCGCGCCGTCGTCGGCCTGTCCGACCAGTTGCTCGGCCAGCTGCGCCGCTCCTTGCAGGGCATCGACGCGATCAACCGCACCACCCACATGATCTCGATGAACGCGCGCATCGAATCGGCGCGGATCGGCGCCGCCGGACGCGGCTTCAGCGTCATCGCGCAGGAAATGGACGGGCTGTCGCGGCGCGTGGCCGAGGCCACCCAGGACCTGGACAAGGTCGCCGCACGCACCAGCGCGGAGATGCGGCAGACCCTGGGCCGCCTGCAGGACGACGTGCGCCGCACGCGGCTCAGCGAACTGGCCCTGAGCAACATCGACCTGATCGACCGCAACCTCTACGAGCGCAGTTGCGACGTGCGCTGGTGGGCCACCGACGCCGCGGTGGTCGCGGCCGCGCGCGCCGACAGCGATGCCGAGGCGCTGGCCTACGCATCGCGGCGCATGGGCCAGATCCTGGATTCGTACACGGTCTACTTCGACCTGATCCTGGCCGGAAGCGATGGCCGCATCCGCGCCAACGGCCGGCCACGGCAGTTCGCCTCGGTCGGCAGCGACGTCTCCGCGCAGCCATGGTTCGAGCACGCGATGCGCACCCGCAGCGGCGAGGACTTCGGCTTTCAGGACGTGCACGCCAGTGCCCTGGTCGATGGCGAGCGGGTGCTGGTGTACGCATGCACGGTGCGCGATGGCGGCCGCGTCGACGGCCGCGTGCTGGGCGTGCTGGGCATCGTGTTCCGCTGGGACGCGCTGGCGCAGACGATCGTGCAGCGCACGCCGCTGTCCGAATCCGAATGGGGCCGCAGCCGGGTCTGCATCGTCGACGCCCAGGGTCAGGTGCTGGCCGACTCGGCCGGACGCATGCTGCAGGACCGTATCGACTTCGACGGCCGCGACGCCTTGTTCAAGCAGCCGCGCGGCGCCGTCCTGATCGACCTGGACGGCCGGCCGCACTGCATCGCGCATGCCGCCTCGCCCGGCTACGAAACCTACCGCACCGGCTGGCACTCGCTGATCCTGCAGGCGCTGTAG
- a CDS encoding DUF2339 domain-containing protein — translation MEMLIVLVVLAVLAVPVLLIVALVGQARLRQRLAALEARVAGMAASTAAPATGWAGSAATAGEAAAAGGEAEGTRTDAPHDVPQPRQAVEDAVAPPPLPPPLPAQPQAERFAALAATVAQAEQRQAQARAAEPVVPAVPRGPDPVERLLGGIKRWFTEGNVPVKIGMLVLLAGVAALLKYAGDQGWLRMPIELRYAGIAAASLAGLAFGWRQRTRKRSFALALQGGAIGVLLLTVFAAFKLSGLIPAGAALALSIALVAGMCVLAVAQESRTLAVLGTLAGFLAPLWLSTGSGNHVALFSYYALLNAAVFAIAWYRPWRVLNLLGFGFTFGIGTLWGVLQYRPEQFASTEPFLLLFFAFYLLIPILYARRQAARANLIDGSLLFGTPLIAFSLQAGLLRGAGLPLALCALGLAAIYALLAAALIRRARFALLGQAYAVLAAGFATLAVPLALSARATASVFALEGAALVWLGLRQRRWLPQLSGAGLQLAAAFGFALGLDAASQDSQAVANATCMSALLLALAGFASAWCYRRGRAVLPALGYYLWGLAWWCGIGVAEILRFVDADARADVLLAWAAVSGWLAAEAQRRWPARALAATTLGALALALPLAAWQAEAHGQPFAGHGAWAWVLFAVLGVRSLLCLRDSGGGVARAAQFVWWLVWPTATTLLCAWLALHGSLAAGWRWMLLVAPWLLVAALSLWRWTWLAAPLGAAFAPCRSALQSTYFGLLAVAWLYSLGRPGGSAPLPWVPVLNPLELTQLALLVLGVRWTRSPTLPALLCAWRTHLLAGAGFLWITSVTLHAVHDWAAVPWPGVLGDGVAQTSLTVVWSVLGVLGWVLGSRRGQRGLWLAGAVLMAVVLGKLLLVDRGNLGNVAGIASFIAYGLLCTVVGYLAPAPPRAAEPAEEALR, via the coding sequence ATGGAGATGTTGATCGTGCTGGTGGTGTTGGCGGTGCTGGCGGTGCCGGTGCTGTTGATCGTGGCCCTGGTCGGGCAGGCGCGCCTGCGCCAGCGGCTCGCCGCGCTGGAGGCGCGGGTGGCAGGGATGGCTGCGTCGACGGCGGCGCCCGCGACGGGGTGGGCCGGGTCCGCGGCCACCGCCGGAGAGGCCGCCGCTGCAGGAGGCGAGGCCGAGGGCACGCGGACCGATGCGCCCCACGACGTCCCGCAGCCTCGCCAGGCCGTGGAGGATGCCGTCGCGCCACCGCCGTTGCCGCCGCCCTTGCCGGCGCAGCCGCAAGCGGAACGGTTCGCGGCGCTGGCGGCGACGGTCGCGCAGGCCGAGCAGCGGCAGGCGCAGGCACGCGCCGCCGAGCCGGTCGTGCCGGCCGTGCCGCGCGGGCCGGATCCGGTGGAGCGGCTGCTGGGCGGGATCAAGCGCTGGTTCACCGAAGGCAACGTGCCGGTCAAGATCGGCATGCTGGTGCTGCTGGCCGGCGTCGCCGCGCTGCTGAAGTACGCCGGCGACCAGGGCTGGTTGCGCATGCCGATCGAGCTGCGCTACGCCGGCATCGCCGCCGCGTCGCTGGCCGGCCTGGCCTTCGGCTGGCGCCAGCGCACGCGCAAGCGCAGCTTCGCGCTGGCCCTGCAGGGCGGGGCGATCGGCGTGCTGCTGCTGACCGTGTTCGCCGCGTTCAAGCTGTCCGGGTTGATTCCGGCCGGCGCGGCGCTGGCGCTGAGCATCGCCCTGGTCGCGGGCATGTGCGTGCTGGCGGTGGCGCAGGAGTCGCGCACGCTGGCGGTGCTGGGCACGCTGGCCGGCTTCCTCGCGCCGCTGTGGCTGTCCACCGGCAGCGGCAACCATGTCGCGTTGTTCTCCTACTACGCGCTGCTCAACGCGGCGGTGTTCGCGATCGCCTGGTACCGGCCGTGGCGGGTGTTGAACCTGCTCGGATTCGGCTTCACCTTCGGCATCGGCACGCTGTGGGGCGTGCTGCAGTACCGGCCCGAGCAGTTCGCCAGCACCGAGCCGTTCCTGCTGCTGTTCTTCGCCTTCTACCTGCTGATCCCGATCCTGTACGCGCGGCGGCAGGCGGCGCGCGCCAACCTGATCGACGGCAGCCTGCTGTTCGGCACGCCGCTGATCGCGTTCTCGCTGCAGGCTGGGCTGCTGCGCGGCGCGGGTCTGCCGCTGGCCTTGTGCGCGCTGGGCCTGGCGGCGATCTACGCGCTGCTGGCGGCGGCGCTGATCCGGCGCGCGCGCTTCGCGCTGCTGGGGCAGGCGTATGCGGTGCTGGCGGCGGGGTTCGCCACGCTGGCGGTGCCGTTGGCGCTGTCCGCGCGTGCCACTGCCAGCGTGTTCGCGCTGGAGGGCGCGGCGCTGGTGTGGCTGGGCCTGCGCCAGCGGCGCTGGCTGCCGCAGCTCAGCGGCGCCGGGCTGCAACTGGCGGCCGCGTTCGGCTTCGCCCTGGGCCTGGACGCGGCGTCACAGGACAGCCAGGCCGTGGCCAATGCCACCTGCATGAGTGCGCTGCTACTGGCGCTGGCCGGCTTCGCCAGCGCCTGGTGCTACCGGCGTGGACGCGCCGTCCTGCCGGCGCTGGGCTACTACCTGTGGGGGCTGGCCTGGTGGTGCGGGATCGGCGTCGCCGAGATCCTGCGCTTCGTCGACGCCGACGCGCGGGCCGATGTGTTGCTGGCCTGGGCGGCGGTCAGCGGCTGGCTCGCCGCCGAAGCGCAGCGGCGCTGGCCGGCGCGCGCGCTGGCCGCGACCACGCTGGGCGCACTGGCGCTGGCGTTGCCGTTGGCGGCCTGGCAGGCCGAGGCGCACGGGCAGCCGTTCGCCGGGCACGGCGCCTGGGCCTGGGTGCTGTTCGCCGTGCTCGGCGTGCGCAGCCTGCTGTGCCTGCGCGACAGCGGTGGCGGCGTGGCGCGTGCGGCGCAGTTCGTGTGGTGGCTGGTGTGGCCGACCGCGACCACCTTGCTGTGCGCCTGGCTGGCGTTGCACGGTAGCCTGGCCGCCGGCTGGCGCTGGATGCTGCTGGTTGCGCCCTGGCTGCTGGTCGCGGCGCTGTCGCTGTGGCGCTGGACCTGGCTGGCGGCGCCATTGGGCGCGGCGTTCGCCCCGTGCCGCAGCGCGCTGCAGAGCACCTACTTCGGGCTGCTGGCGGTGGCCTGGCTGTACAGCCTGGGCCGGCCCGGCGGCAGCGCGCCGTTGCCGTGGGTGCCGGTGCTCAACCCGCTGGAACTGACGCAGCTGGCGCTGCTGGTGCTGGGCGTGCGTTGGACCCGCAGCCCGACGCTGCCGGCGCTGTTGTGTGCCTGGCGCACGCATCTGTTGGCTGGCGCCGGCTTCCTGTGGATCACCAGCGTGACCCTGCATGCGGTGCACGACTGGGCGGCGGTGCCGTGGCCCGGCGTGCTGGGCGATGGCGTGGCGCAGACCAGCCTGACCGTGGTCTGGAGCGTGCTGGGCGTGCTCGGCTGGGTGCTGGGCTCGCGGCGCGGCCAGCGCGGCCTGTGGCTGGCCGGCGCGGTGCTGATGGCGGTGGTACTGGGCAAGCTGTTGCTGGTGGACCGCGGCAATCTGGGCAATGTCGCCGGCATCGCGTCGTTCATCGCCTACGGGCTGTTGTGTACCGTGGTCGGCTATCTGGCGCCGGCGCCGCCGCGCGCCGCCGAACCGGCCGAGGAGGCCCTGCGATGA